One window from the genome of Cardiocondyla obscurior isolate alpha-2009 linkage group LG04, Cobs3.1, whole genome shotgun sequence encodes:
- the LOC139102368 gene encoding uncharacterized protein isoform X2 yields the protein MVCKENVVSWFGNLSSYKRIDVMCTLLNMCLPFEVRYLGTCIEDIGKRDYNDLRDTEHHANSPSDLAELTTSSVTDKRTRRKLALYMALLHSCNYACAVILYKNLSNLDHQEITNLLNGTIFKPDNQPLEELLLLYTMALNHPAFTYEQKSVFGNIFLKLQEEEARLNLSKMNSSFKPTQGCTPCMSTNERLMEPETSGSCLMPPPPMQSYGEVGMRNNAMVTGVPSGLTIPPPGLCLPGPEQMHMGSGGTTQYVHLGFPSMNHMPPWSNQVMMGNQLMYTSDVLTYPPSPLVSRQSSPSQSRSPSRSNSPMGRARTNANTRVSSSQSAQSTPTSLTSSSVSNSQTCSSVSSITSNSNNNSLPPLPTPGASRSLPSQSSLLPSSRSVPLSNASSSSFSRHNVENAPSSTMISSTQLKQPPPPPRLRSSNSGDSLRETMGKEVPNFKGNLQNFSRDEIRRMSDEDLRDIGLTPSAVGQLRNIVKGQTSNGLNQISTDKKLDNALGMEVLGDSSNSNTSGKSMPLQEQHPAMHHYHNHMTTPNVRRYPGMPSIDPAQIQMYPAPPQMYTTQNSPCYACLTVPVAGMQNRYSRCNAQHVYCLGQLQALRLDSESSRHCSQSSSSDSTGSRSPPETPPAAPWVSSSGGGDNNVTDHMSSAPVHSTATAPPHVVSAPQQSSMQSSVPPESRQLTKKNSQTRMMRQKGQGILNGAGNGNGGPPSLSHCISFPAPPTHSQLTYLPHGHFPAALRPSSGIYSNFLHGPSARPAYQPTYQPNGEIIYPYTGHPASGSTPPPPPNAAAAAPVQASYMPPTPVVTYAAAVIPQTKISCYNCGSNSHLAVDCKDQTMEDITKKAQYRLDYTIMKQPGECPSSDK from the exons ATGGTGTGTAAGGAGAACGTGGTATCATGGTTTGGGAATCTGTCCAG TTATAAACGTATCGATGTAATGTGCACATTGTTAAATATGTGCCTGCCGTTTGAAGTACGATACCTCGGCACATGCATCGAGGATATCGGTAAGCGGGACTACAATGACCTACGTGACACGGAACACCATGCGAACAGCCCATCAGATCTGGCTGAATTGACAACATCCAGCGTGACAGACAAACGCACGCGAAGAAAACTCGCTCTCTACATGGCACTGCTGCATTCGTGCAACTATGCCTGTGCGGTGATCCTGTACAAAAATCTGTCGAACCTCGATCACCAGGAGATCACCAATCTGTTGAACGGGACCATCTTCAAACCGGACAACCAGCCCTTGGAAGAGTTGTTACTGCTGTATACGATGGCACTGAATCATCCAGCGTTTACGTATGAGCAGAAGAGCGTGTTCGGGAACATATTTCTCAAGCTCCAGGAAGAGGAGGCTCGTTTGAATCTCTCAAAGATGAACTCTTCTTTCAAACCAACACAA gGATGTACACCATGCATGAGTACAAACGAAAGATTAATGGAACCTGAGACATCAGGCAGCTGCTTAATGCCGCCACCGCCAATGCAATCATATG GAGAAGTAGGAATGAGGAACAACGCTATGGTCACTGGAGTACCGTCCGGTCTCACGATACCTCCACCAGGATTATGTTTGCCTGGTCCTGAGCAAATGCATATGGGATCTGGCGGTACTACGCAATATGTTCATCTCGGTTTTCCATCCATGAACCATATGCCACCTTGGTCAAATCAAGTTATGATGGGAAATCAGTTGATGTATACCAGCGACGTGCTGACTTATCCTCCTTCCCCTTTAGTTAGCCGCCAATCCTCGCCATCTCAGTCACGATCTCCTAGTCGCAGTAACTCGCCGATGGGTCGTGCCAGGACTAATGCCAACACGCGCGTCTCGTCTTCGCAATCTGCCCAATCCACCCCGACCAGCCTTACATCGTCAAGCGTCTCGAACAGCCAGACGTGTAGTTCTGTTTCAAGCATCACAAGCAACAGCAACAATAATTCGTTGCCACCTTTACCAACTCCTGGTGCAAGCCGAAGTCTTCCTAGTCAATCGTCGTTACTCCCATCATCGCGGTCCGTTCCTCTGTCTAACGCGAGTTCGTCAAGTTTTTCACGGCACAATGTCGAAAACGCTCCGTCGTCGACTATGATCTCGTCAACTCAATTGAAGCAACCTCCACCACCGCCGCGACTTAGATCATCCAATTCTGGCGACTCGCTTCGTGAAACTATGGGTAAGGAGGTACCGAACTTCAAAGGCAATCTGCAAAACTTTTCTCGCGACGAA ATCAGAAGAATGAGTGACGAAGATTTAAGAGACATCGGCTTGACACCGAGTGCGGTAGGACAATTGAGGAATATAGTCAAAGGTCAAACCAGCAATGgattaaatcaaatttcaaCCGATAAAAAGTTAGATAAC GCATTGGGTATGGAGGTTTTGGGTGATTCAAGTAATAGCAATACCAGCGGAAAATCGATGCCATTACAGGAACAGCATCCGGCAATGCATCATTATCACAATCACATGACTACGCCTAATGTTCGGCGTTATCCTGGTATGCCGTCGATAGATCCCGCGCAAATACAAATGTATCCTGCACCACCACAAATGTATACAACTCAAAACTCACCGTGTTATGCTTGTCTTACTGTACCAGTGGCTGGAATGCAAAATCGATATTCAAG ATGTAACGCCCAGCACGTGTATTGCCTTGGACAATTGCAAGCATTGCGACTTGATTCTGAGAGCAGCCGGCACTGTTCCCAAAGCAGTAGTTCCGATAGCACCGGTAGTAGATCGCCTCCTGAAACACCTCCGGCTGCGCCATGGGTTAGTAGCAGTGGTGGCGGTGATAACAACGTTACTGACCATATGAGTTCCGCGCCGGTGCATTCCACGGCGACGGCACCACCGCACGTCGTGTCGGCACCCCAGCAGTCCTCAATGCAGTCGTCAGTGCCACCGGAGAGCAGGCAACTTACCAAGAAGAATTCGCAAACGCGCATGATGCGACAGAAAGGCCAAGGAATATTAAACGGGGCTGGTAATGGGAACGGTGGACCGCCGAGTCTATCGCACTGCATTTCCTTCCCAGCGCCACCGACGCACTCGCAGCTCACGTATCTACCGCATGGCCATTTCCCAGCTGCGTTACGGCCTAGCAGCGGTATCTACTCTAACTTCTTACACGGGCCGTCAGCACGTCCAGCCTACCAACCAACGTACCAACCAAATGGCGAGATCATATATCCGTACACGGGTCATCCCGCGTCCGGTAGCActccgccaccaccgccgAACGCAGCTGCCGCGGCGCCGGTACAAGCGTCCTACATGCCACCTACACCAGTGGTAACGTATGCAGCAGCTGTGATACCACAGACAAAAATCTCCTGTTATAATTGTGGCAGTAATAGTCATCTCGCGGTAGACTGCAAGGATCAGACGATGGAGGACATTACAAAGAAAG CCCAATACCGACTGGATTACACGATAATGAAGCAGCCTGGGGAGTGTCCGAGTTCCGATAAGTGA
- the LOC139102368 gene encoding uncharacterized protein isoform X1, protein MVCKENVVSWFGNLSSYKRIDVMCTLLNMCLPFEVRYLGTCIEDIGKRDYNDLRDTEHHANSPSDLAELTTSSVTDKRTRRKLALYMALLHSCNYACAVILYKNLSNLDHQEITNLLNGTIFKPDNQPLEELLLLYTMALNHPAFTYEQKSVFGNIFLKLQEEEARLNLSKMNSSFKPTQGCTPCMSTNERLMEPETSGSCLMPPPPMQSYGEVGMRNNAMVTGVPSGLTIPPPGLCLPGPEQMHMGSGGTTQYVHLGFPSMNHMPPWSNQVMMGNQLMYTSDVLTYPPSPLVSRQSSPSQSRSPSRSNSPMGRARTNANTRVSSSQSAQSTPTSLTSSSVSNSQTCSSVSSITSNSNNNSLPPLPTPGASRSLPSQSSLLPSSRSVPLSNASSSSFSRHNVENAPSSTMISSTQLKQPPPPPRLRSSNSGDSLRETMGKEVPNFKGNLQNFSRDEIRRMSDEDLRDIGLTPSAVGQLRNIVKGQTSNGLNQISTDKKLDNVSSPQCTSHSLPESIENEALGMEVLGDSSNSNTSGKSMPLQEQHPAMHHYHNHMTTPNVRRYPGMPSIDPAQIQMYPAPPQMYTTQNSPCYACLTVPVAGMQNRYSRCNAQHVYCLGQLQALRLDSESSRHCSQSSSSDSTGSRSPPETPPAAPWVSSSGGGDNNVTDHMSSAPVHSTATAPPHVVSAPQQSSMQSSVPPESRQLTKKNSQTRMMRQKGQGILNGAGNGNGGPPSLSHCISFPAPPTHSQLTYLPHGHFPAALRPSSGIYSNFLHGPSARPAYQPTYQPNGEIIYPYTGHPASGSTPPPPPNAAAAAPVQASYMPPTPVVTYAAAVIPQTKISCYNCGSNSHLAVDCKDQTMEDITKKAQYRLDYTIMKQPGECPSSDK, encoded by the exons ATGGTGTGTAAGGAGAACGTGGTATCATGGTTTGGGAATCTGTCCAG TTATAAACGTATCGATGTAATGTGCACATTGTTAAATATGTGCCTGCCGTTTGAAGTACGATACCTCGGCACATGCATCGAGGATATCGGTAAGCGGGACTACAATGACCTACGTGACACGGAACACCATGCGAACAGCCCATCAGATCTGGCTGAATTGACAACATCCAGCGTGACAGACAAACGCACGCGAAGAAAACTCGCTCTCTACATGGCACTGCTGCATTCGTGCAACTATGCCTGTGCGGTGATCCTGTACAAAAATCTGTCGAACCTCGATCACCAGGAGATCACCAATCTGTTGAACGGGACCATCTTCAAACCGGACAACCAGCCCTTGGAAGAGTTGTTACTGCTGTATACGATGGCACTGAATCATCCAGCGTTTACGTATGAGCAGAAGAGCGTGTTCGGGAACATATTTCTCAAGCTCCAGGAAGAGGAGGCTCGTTTGAATCTCTCAAAGATGAACTCTTCTTTCAAACCAACACAA gGATGTACACCATGCATGAGTACAAACGAAAGATTAATGGAACCTGAGACATCAGGCAGCTGCTTAATGCCGCCACCGCCAATGCAATCATATG GAGAAGTAGGAATGAGGAACAACGCTATGGTCACTGGAGTACCGTCCGGTCTCACGATACCTCCACCAGGATTATGTTTGCCTGGTCCTGAGCAAATGCATATGGGATCTGGCGGTACTACGCAATATGTTCATCTCGGTTTTCCATCCATGAACCATATGCCACCTTGGTCAAATCAAGTTATGATGGGAAATCAGTTGATGTATACCAGCGACGTGCTGACTTATCCTCCTTCCCCTTTAGTTAGCCGCCAATCCTCGCCATCTCAGTCACGATCTCCTAGTCGCAGTAACTCGCCGATGGGTCGTGCCAGGACTAATGCCAACACGCGCGTCTCGTCTTCGCAATCTGCCCAATCCACCCCGACCAGCCTTACATCGTCAAGCGTCTCGAACAGCCAGACGTGTAGTTCTGTTTCAAGCATCACAAGCAACAGCAACAATAATTCGTTGCCACCTTTACCAACTCCTGGTGCAAGCCGAAGTCTTCCTAGTCAATCGTCGTTACTCCCATCATCGCGGTCCGTTCCTCTGTCTAACGCGAGTTCGTCAAGTTTTTCACGGCACAATGTCGAAAACGCTCCGTCGTCGACTATGATCTCGTCAACTCAATTGAAGCAACCTCCACCACCGCCGCGACTTAGATCATCCAATTCTGGCGACTCGCTTCGTGAAACTATGGGTAAGGAGGTACCGAACTTCAAAGGCAATCTGCAAAACTTTTCTCGCGACGAA ATCAGAAGAATGAGTGACGAAGATTTAAGAGACATCGGCTTGACACCGAGTGCGGTAGGACAATTGAGGAATATAGTCAAAGGTCAAACCAGCAATGgattaaatcaaatttcaaCCGATAAAAAGTTAGATAACGTAAGCAGTCCTCAGTGTACTTCACATTCACTCCCCGAATCAATTGAAAACGAG GCATTGGGTATGGAGGTTTTGGGTGATTCAAGTAATAGCAATACCAGCGGAAAATCGATGCCATTACAGGAACAGCATCCGGCAATGCATCATTATCACAATCACATGACTACGCCTAATGTTCGGCGTTATCCTGGTATGCCGTCGATAGATCCCGCGCAAATACAAATGTATCCTGCACCACCACAAATGTATACAACTCAAAACTCACCGTGTTATGCTTGTCTTACTGTACCAGTGGCTGGAATGCAAAATCGATATTCAAG ATGTAACGCCCAGCACGTGTATTGCCTTGGACAATTGCAAGCATTGCGACTTGATTCTGAGAGCAGCCGGCACTGTTCCCAAAGCAGTAGTTCCGATAGCACCGGTAGTAGATCGCCTCCTGAAACACCTCCGGCTGCGCCATGGGTTAGTAGCAGTGGTGGCGGTGATAACAACGTTACTGACCATATGAGTTCCGCGCCGGTGCATTCCACGGCGACGGCACCACCGCACGTCGTGTCGGCACCCCAGCAGTCCTCAATGCAGTCGTCAGTGCCACCGGAGAGCAGGCAACTTACCAAGAAGAATTCGCAAACGCGCATGATGCGACAGAAAGGCCAAGGAATATTAAACGGGGCTGGTAATGGGAACGGTGGACCGCCGAGTCTATCGCACTGCATTTCCTTCCCAGCGCCACCGACGCACTCGCAGCTCACGTATCTACCGCATGGCCATTTCCCAGCTGCGTTACGGCCTAGCAGCGGTATCTACTCTAACTTCTTACACGGGCCGTCAGCACGTCCAGCCTACCAACCAACGTACCAACCAAATGGCGAGATCATATATCCGTACACGGGTCATCCCGCGTCCGGTAGCActccgccaccaccgccgAACGCAGCTGCCGCGGCGCCGGTACAAGCGTCCTACATGCCACCTACACCAGTGGTAACGTATGCAGCAGCTGTGATACCACAGACAAAAATCTCCTGTTATAATTGTGGCAGTAATAGTCATCTCGCGGTAGACTGCAAGGATCAGACGATGGAGGACATTACAAAGAAAG CCCAATACCGACTGGATTACACGATAATGAAGCAGCCTGGGGAGTGTCCGAGTTCCGATAAGTGA